The uncultured Methanomethylovorans sp. genome contains a region encoding:
- a CDS encoding ISNCY family transposase, which produces MTKKSREYKGVLFEESIENYLNRESASICQFLHFLCIEDISKYVESTLYTNKSWHFKYNVSSMIKLFIVMCFRKLSYEKTVSSLTEEEAILLSFYDENGFIKLPSGKTLHHFVKYRLGEDGLKEIMMLVGEKILSLTQIKEAKIDSTPLEASRYDKHADYNPHYQCKMDKAHITMVGTYPIFMTHTNGNASDSPELIKHIEALKEMNVDIDFYSADGGYDSFLNHADIWYHLNARPIISYSSNAVINKEGEIERIDHWVNKMWKKGGDIHAKIEDKLKFLYKNGRYEQIGMYLRNKNIRDNLFMIFFKKRGECEPEHRHIKHTVKFDIREVRVESRELYSLLSFVAYQFLRLTELQNCMQGKNSVGRFF; this is translated from the coding sequence ATGACTAAAAAATCTAGAGAGTATAAAGGAGTCCTCTTCGAGGAGTCCATAGAAAATTATCTGAACAGAGAAAGCGCCTCAATTTGCCAATTCCTGCACTTTCTCTGCATAGAAGATATTTCAAAGTACGTCGAGAGTACTTTGTATACCAACAAAAGTTGGCATTTTAAGTATAACGTTTCATCGATGATAAAACTCTTCATTGTAATGTGTTTCAGGAAATTATCTTATGAAAAGACTGTTTCTTCTTTGACAGAAGAAGAGGCTATTCTACTCTCTTTTTATGATGAGAACGGATTCATAAAACTTCCTTCGGGAAAGACATTACACCACTTTGTGAAATATAGATTGGGTGAAGATGGGCTTAAAGAAATAATGATGTTAGTAGGTGAGAAGATCCTCAGCCTTACCCAAATAAAAGAAGCTAAGATCGATTCAACCCCGCTTGAAGCTTCAAGATACGATAAACATGCTGATTACAATCCACATTATCAATGTAAAATGGATAAAGCACATATTACAATGGTTGGAACATACCCAATATTTATGACCCATACTAATGGTAATGCATCAGATTCCCCTGAACTTATCAAACACATTGAAGCATTGAAAGAAATGAATGTTGATATTGATTTTTATTCTGCTGACGGGGGTTATGACTCTTTCCTGAATCATGCAGATATCTGGTACCATTTGAATGCAAGGCCAATTATTTCGTATTCTTCAAATGCTGTGATAAACAAAGAAGGTGAAATCGAAAGAATTGATCACTGGGTTAATAAGATGTGGAAAAAGGGTGGAGATATACATGCAAAGATTGAAGACAAGCTAAAATTCCTCTATAAAAACGGTAGATATGAACAGATAGGGATGTATCTTCGAAATAAAAATATCCGGGATAACTTGTTCATGATTTTTTTCAAGAAAAGAGGAGAATGTGAACCAGAACACAGGCATATCAAACACACAGTTAAATTCGATATCAGAGAAGTAAGAGTGGAGAGTAGAGAACTCTACTCTCTACTGAGCTTTGTGGCATATCAGTTTTTGAGGCTTACAGAACTACAAAATTGTATGCAAGGAAAAAATTCAGTTGGGAGATTCTTTTGA